The Xanthomonas sontii genomic sequence TTCGCGGATCGCCCGCCACAGGCCCTGCCGCGCCTCGATGTCCAGGCCGGTGCTGGGCTCGTCGAGGAACAGCACCCGCGGCCGCCCGCAGATCGCCATCGCGAATTGCACGCGGCGCTGCTGGCCGCCGGACAGTTGGCCGTAGCGGCGTGCCATCAACCCGTCCAACCCGGCCAGCGCCACGCAATCGGCGACGCTGCGCGGCTGCGGGTAGTAGCCGCGCGCCTGCAGCAGCAGTTCGCCCACGCGCAGGGTGTCCGGCAGCCCGGCGGTCTGCAGCATCGCCCCGGCCTGGCGGCGTGCCGCCAGCGCCCGCGGATCCTGCCCGCACAGGCGCACGCTGCCGGCGTCGGGCGTCTGCAGCCCGAGCAGCAGGCTCACCGCGGTGCTCTTGCCGGCGCCGTTGGCGCCCAGCAACGCCAGCAACTGGCCGGGCCGCAGCTGCAGGTCGACGCCGTCGAGCGCGACCAGCGTCCCGTAGCGCTTGTGGACGCCGCTGAGCTGCGCCAGCGGCAACGCATCGTGATCGGGCATGGGACACTCCGGTGGTGGCAGGGAGTGCCTAGGCTGCGCCGCGGCGGAGTCGCCGCCCAGTGCGGCGCGTCAGCTGCAGTGGATGACATCTGTCACTGGCAGCCCCCGCACGATTGCCGCATGCTGCGA encodes the following:
- a CDS encoding ABC transporter ATP-binding protein, coding for MPDHDALPLAQLSGVHKRYGTLVALDGVDLQLRPGQLLALLGANGAGKSTAVSLLLGLQTPDAGSVRLCGQDPRALAARRQAGAMLQTAGLPDTLRVGELLLQARGYYPQPRSVADCVALAGLDGLMARRYGQLSGGQQRRVQFAMAICGRPRVLFLDEPSTGLDIEARQGLWRAIRELVADGCAVLLTTHYLEEAEALADRVAVLQRGTLIAEGSVAELRARFEQCTIRCRSALPAAQVAQWPQVRHAESRDGVLEVVAEPVEPVVARLLAGDPALTALEVRRAGLADAFLAITRAEAA